One Apostichopus japonicus isolate 1M-3 chromosome 14, ASM3797524v1, whole genome shotgun sequence genomic window carries:
- the LOC139979507 gene encoding alpha-N-acetylgalactosamine-specific lectin-like has translation MDQVFLFMFSLAAISAAAGLGTSCKSEWTEYAGKCYRFENQFRQTWEEAEGICQAENGHLVSIGSEAEDTWLYNWWVSMLAPLEGDRYEYFWTGFNDIDQEGEWIWSDGAAVTFTLWGGTQPDGGIASNCGTMVTKYPDETGKWDDGNCEAKRAYICETDL, from the exons ATGGATCAAGTTTTCCTCTTCATGTTCAGTTTGGCAGCTATTTCTGCGGCCGCAGGCCTAGGGACAAGTTGCAAGTCAGAATGGACTGAGTATGCAGGTAAATGCTATAG GTTTGAAAATCAATTTCGGCAAACATGGGAAGAAGCTGAAGGTATATGCCAAGCTGAAAATGGTCACCTTGTATCAATCGGATCAGAAGCGGAAGACACTTGGCTGTACAACTGGTGGGTTTCCATGCTGGCCCCGCTCGAAGGAGACAGATATGAG TATTTTTGGACCGGGTTCAACGATATCGACCAAGAGGGTGAATGGATCTGGAGCGATGGAGCTGCAGTTACATTTACTCTTTGGGGTGGCACACAACCCGATGGAGGAATTGCAAGCAACTGTGGCACCATGGTGACCAAATACCCGGATGAAACCGGCAAATGGGATGATGGAAATTGCGAGGCGAAGCGCGCTTATATCTGTGAAACAGATCTCTAA